One region of Dokdonia sp. 4H-3-7-5 genomic DNA includes:
- a CDS encoding transketolase family protein: MKTYENTGSKDTRSGFGAGMTELGRTNPNVVSLCADLIGSLKIQTFIDENPERFFQIGIAEANMMGIAAGLTIGGKIPFTGTFANFSTGRVYDQIRQSIAYSDKNVKICASHAGLTLGEDGATHQILEDIGLMKMLPGMTVINTCDYNQTKAATIALADHVGPVYLRFGRPVVPNFTPENQKFEIGKAVQLQEGNDVTIVATGHLVWEALEACKVLNEKGITAEVINIHTIKPLDAEAIIKSVKKTGCVVTAEEHNFLGGLGESVARELSLTHPVPQEYVATADTFGESGTPEQLMEKYGLNADAIVKAVEKVVARK, translated from the coding sequence ATGAAAACATACGAAAATACAGGCAGTAAGGATACAAGATCAGGTTTTGGAGCAGGAATGACAGAATTAGGGAGAACAAATCCTAATGTTGTTTCTCTCTGTGCAGATCTTATAGGTTCTCTAAAAATACAAACGTTTATAGATGAAAATCCAGAACGTTTTTTCCAAATAGGAATTGCCGAAGCAAATATGATGGGTATCGCCGCAGGACTAACAATAGGTGGTAAAATTCCTTTCACAGGAACTTTTGCAAACTTCTCTACGGGTCGTGTTTATGACCAGATTAGACAGTCTATCGCATATTCTGACAAAAATGTAAAAATATGTGCATCTCACGCAGGTCTTACCTTAGGTGAAGATGGAGCCACACACCAAATTCTTGAGGACATCGGACTCATGAAGATGTTACCAGGAATGACAGTGATCAATACGTGTGATTATAACCAGACCAAAGCTGCGACTATAGCACTTGCAGATCACGTAGGGCCAGTTTATTTACGTTTTGGACGTCCGGTAGTGCCTAACTTCACTCCTGAAAATCAAAAATTTGAAATAGGGAAAGCAGTACAATTACAAGAAGGTAATGATGTAACTATTGTTGCGACTGGCCACCTAGTATGGGAAGCGCTTGAGGCTTGCAAAGTACTTAATGAAAAAGGCATCACAGCAGAAGTAATCAATATACACACTATCAAACCTCTAGATGCAGAGGCAATCATCAAATCTGTAAAAAAGACTGGATGCGTGGTAACTGCAGAGGAGCATAACTTTTTAGGAGGTCTAGGAGAAAGTGTAGCAAGAGAGCTATCTCTTACCCACCCTGTACCACAAGAGTACGTTGCGACAGCAGATACATTTGGAGAAAGTGGGACGCCAGAACAACTTATGGAAAAATACGGGCTTAATGCAGATGCTATCGTAAAGGCTGTAGAAAAAGTAGTTGCTAGAAAATAA
- a CDS encoding transketolase codes for MADIEKLEAFVTQVRRDIVRQVHKVSSGHPGGSLGCAEFISVLYQELMERKEGFDMDGIGEDLFFLSNGHISPVFYSVLARSGYFPVEELNTFRLLNSRLQGHPTTHEGLPGVRIASGSLGQGLSVAVGAAQAKKLNKDNHTIYTLMGDGELQEGQNWEAIMYASAKKVDNIIATVDLNGQQIDGSTDHVLNMGSVRAKFEAFGWIVLDIEQGNDVEAIVKGMNQAKDLSGNGKPVCVLLHTIMGNGVDFMMGTHAWHGKAPNDEQLASALAQNPETLGDY; via the coding sequence ATGGCAGACATAGAGAAGCTAGAAGCATTTGTAACCCAAGTGCGTAGAGATATCGTACGACAAGTACACAAAGTAAGTTCTGGACACCCAGGCGGATCATTAGGATGTGCCGAATTTATTTCGGTTCTCTATCAAGAGCTTATGGAACGTAAAGAAGGATTTGATATGGACGGTATAGGAGAAGATCTTTTCTTCCTTTCTAACGGTCATATATCTCCAGTTTTCTATAGTGTATTAGCTCGTTCTGGATATTTCCCAGTCGAAGAGCTTAACACTTTTAGATTACTTAACTCTAGACTACAAGGACACCCTACTACACATGAAGGGCTTCCTGGAGTGCGTATCGCCTCTGGATCACTAGGTCAAGGATTAAGTGTTGCGGTAGGTGCAGCTCAAGCAAAAAAACTTAACAAAGACAACCACACTATCTATACCTTAATGGGAGACGGTGAATTGCAAGAAGGTCAAAACTGGGAAGCAATTATGTATGCTTCGGCAAAAAAGGTTGATAATATTATCGCTACCGTAGATCTTAACGGACAGCAGATCGATGGTAGCACAGACCACGTATTAAATATGGGAAGCGTGCGCGCAAAATTTGAAGCTTTCGGGTGGATTGTTCTTGATATCGAGCAAGGAAATGATGTAGAAGCTATTGTAAAAGGAATGAATCAAGCCAAAGATCTTTCTGGAAATGGAAAACCAGTTTGTGTATTATTACACACAATCATGGGTAATGGTGTAGACTTTATGATGGGCACCCACGCGTGGCATGGTAAAGCTCCTAATGATGAGCAACTCGCGAGTGCTCTAGCACAGAATCCAGAAACCTTAGGCGACTACTAA
- a CDS encoding orotate phosphoribosyltransferase, which translates to MNLESPVKTLNKSQEEVYNFLMNIENFEKLMPENTKFEKISDTRFLFGLKGMPEIVLDLKEGIPHSKVVLGAASDKIPFQLTADIKELAADKTEVQLHFEGEFNAMMAMMVKGPITKFIGTLSDNMDVIA; encoded by the coding sequence ATGAATTTAGAAAGTCCTGTAAAGACGCTCAACAAGTCACAAGAAGAAGTTTATAACTTCTTAATGAACATTGAGAACTTTGAAAAATTAATGCCAGAGAACACTAAGTTTGAAAAGATAAGCGACACACGTTTCCTTTTTGGACTTAAAGGTATGCCAGAAATAGTATTAGACCTTAAGGAAGGAATTCCTCATAGTAAAGTAGTACTAGGAGCAGCAAGTGACAAAATACCTTTCCAACTTACTGCAGATATTAAAGAACTAGCAGCAGATAAAACTGAGGTACAACTTCACTTTGAAGGAGAATTTAACGCCATGATGGCGATGATGGTTAAAGGACCTATCACAAAGTTTATAGGCACACTTTCTGATAATATGGATGTAATTGCATAA
- the pyrE gene encoding orotate phosphoribosyltransferase, whose product MILDKETAKKTAELLLQINAIKLQPQEPFTWASGWQSPIYCDNRITLSYPPIRNYIHQEMAKQVENIYGKPDAIVGVATGAIGIGMLVADYLNVPFAYVRPEPKKHGRKNQIEGHLEPNSTVVVIEDLISTGKSSLMAVEALKNSNMTVKGMLAIFTYGFDTATQNFEEAGVTLNTLSDYSHLLLQARDTNFITEAQQETLENWRKNPSTWEK is encoded by the coding sequence ATGATTTTAGACAAAGAAACGGCAAAAAAAACTGCCGAATTGCTTTTGCAAATTAATGCAATAAAATTACAACCGCAAGAACCTTTTACATGGGCTTCTGGTTGGCAATCCCCAATTTATTGTGATAACCGCATCACACTATCGTACCCTCCTATTAGAAACTACATTCATCAAGAAATGGCAAAGCAAGTAGAAAACATCTACGGCAAGCCAGATGCTATTGTGGGTGTTGCTACAGGAGCTATAGGTATTGGTATGCTTGTTGCAGATTATCTCAACGTACCATTTGCTTATGTACGTCCAGAGCCTAAGAAGCATGGACGTAAAAACCAGATAGAAGGTCACCTAGAACCTAACAGCACTGTTGTGGTGATAGAAGATCTTATAAGCACAGGTAAGAGTAGCCTTATGGCAGTAGAAGCTCTTAAAAATTCTAACATGACGGTAAAAGGGATGCTTGCCATCTTTACCTACGGTTTTGATACTGCTACTCAGAATTTTGAAGAAGCTGGAGTTACACTCAACACACTTAGTGATTACTCTCATTTACTACTACAAGCTAGGGACACAAATTTTATTACCGAAGCACAACAAGAAACGCTAGAAAACTGGCGTAAGAACCCGTCAACCTGGGAAAAATAA
- a CDS encoding NUDIX hydrolase, with product MYKVFVNDIPIILSTEKVIGKNYKTISIKKVKIKKLIKKLYDGEQLYINLYHPKEEKLLKHLRKKLKLVIAGGGLVYNDKKEILFIYRNGRWDLPKGKIEKKEDIEDCAIREVEEETGVTGLTITKPLEITYHVFKRNGEFRLKETFWFEMHTSCTDELVPQAKEGIKKAKWLNFEKSQKALDKSYENIKLIFPKEYLIKHPNDRVA from the coding sequence ATGTATAAAGTTTTTGTGAATGATATTCCTATTATTCTATCTACAGAAAAGGTAATAGGGAAGAACTATAAAACCATCTCCATAAAGAAGGTCAAGATTAAGAAACTGATCAAGAAATTATATGATGGAGAACAGTTATATATTAACCTCTACCACCCTAAGGAAGAGAAGTTACTCAAGCACCTGCGCAAGAAACTTAAACTTGTAATAGCGGGCGGCGGACTCGTATATAACGATAAAAAGGAAATTCTTTTTATCTATCGCAATGGTCGCTGGGACTTGCCTAAAGGTAAGATTGAGAAAAAAGAAGATATAGAGGACTGTGCTATTAGAGAAGTAGAGGAGGAGACAGGTGTTACTGGTCTCACTATTACAAAGCCTCTGGAAATTACTTACCATGTTTTTAAACGCAATGGCGAGTTCAGGCTTAAGGAGACCTTCTGGTTTGAAATGCACACAAGCTGCACAGACGAGCTAGTGCCGCAAGCTAAGGAAGGCATTAAGAAAGCTAAGTGGCTCAACTTTGAAAAATCACAGAAAGCGCTTGATAAATCTTATGAAAATATCAAGCTTATCTTTCCTAAAGAATATTTAATTAAGCATCCTAACGATAGGGTAGCGTAG